TGCCGGCAAACTCCTCATCGCTGTGGGGAAGGCTGGCCCACATCCCGCGCTCCTCGGCGGTCAGTTCGTCAATACCGTCGTAGAACCCAGGAATGGTGACGCGGCCCTGGTCATCCTTAAGGCGGGTGATGATTTCGGCCAGCGCGTTAATCGGGTTGGGCGCCGCGCCGCCGTAGCTGCCGCTGTGCAGGTCGCGGTTGGCCCCCTGAACGTGAATCTCCACGTAGCTCAGGCCGCGCACCCCGTAGGTAATGGTGGGCATCTCAGGCGCAAAGCGGCTGCCGTCGCTGATAACAATCACGTCGGCGGCCAGTTCGGCCTGGTGGGCCTGCAAGTAGGCTTCGAGGTTGGGGCTGCCAATCTCTTCCTCGCCTTCCAGCAGGAACTTCACGTTGACAGGCAGGTCTCCCTGCGACAGCAGCAGCTCGGCGCCCTTGACGTGGGCGTAGGCCTGGCCCTTGTCATCGGTGCTGCCGCGTGCATAGATACGGCCGTTCCTGACCGTGGGCTGGAAGGGCGGCGTCACCCACTCTTCCAGCGGCGCCTCGGGCTGCACGTCATAGTGCCCGTAAATCAGGACGGTGGGCTTGCCCGGCGCCTTCAGGTGCTCGGCGTATACAACGGGATGGCCGGCGGTGGCGTCCACACGCGCAGCAAAGCCCAGGCCCGCCAACTTGGCCCGCAGAAACTCGGCGGCCTGGCCCATCTCGGCCTTGCGGGTGGGGTCGGCGCTGACGCTGGCAATTCGCAGGAGGTCAAAGAGTTCGGCGTCGGCCTGCTCGCGGTTGAGCAGCGCACTCAGGTCAGCAGTGGTCATAGGGCGACTATAAGGGGTGAACCAGAACGGGTGTCCAACCCTGACCCAGAGAGGGCGAAGAGGGAAGGTGCCCGGCAATCTGAAGGCGTGAACTGCCGGAACGTTGGGGGAGGCTCGGCGCGACTTCAGGCCCATGATGTTCAGCCGGGCAAGCCGCTCTGGGCGGAGTTGGCACACATCAAAGGGGTCCAGGCTCCTCCCTGCTCTTCTCCCCTCCTCAATCAACCTGCGCCCCCTGACTCAGGCCTCTGCCGCTTCACGGTTTCATAAACACTGCCTCCGGTATACTCAAGGGACGTTATGCCCTCTGACGCCAAACATCGGCCCGTATACGTCATCTCCGTGGCGGCGGAACTGGTGGACATGCACCCCCAGACCCTGCGGCTGTACGAGCGCAAGGGCCTGATTCGGCCGGGGCGCTCTAGCGGCAAGACCCGGCTGTACAGCGAACGCGACATCGAGCACCTGCGCGAAATCCGCCGCCTGACTCAGGAACTGGGCGTCAACCTGGCAGGTGTGGAAGAAGTCATGCGCCTGCAACACGAACTGGACGACCTTCAGGGCGAGTTCGAGGCCGAGATTGAGCGCATTGAGGGCGAGCTGCGCGAGCAGGCCAGGCGCCCCGAGGCCCTGCCCGCCGAGGGCGGTCGCCTGGACCCCCGCGACCGGCCGGTCTACGTGATTTCTATCGCCGCCGAACTGGTGGACATGCACCCCCAGACCCTGCGGCTCTACGAACGCAAACAGCTTATCCGGCCGGGGCGCTCCAGCGGCAAAACCCGGCTGTACAGCGAGCGCGACATTGACCACCTGCGCGAGATTCGCCGCCTGACCCAGGAACTGGGCGTCAATCTGGCAGGCGTGGAAGAAATCATGCGGCTGCGCCACCAGCTGGACGCCGCGCGCCTGGGTCTGGAAAGCAACGTGCGGCGCATCCAGGAAGACATCACTGAACGCATGACCAAGCTGCGGACCCTACCGCAGGGCGAGGCCGAGAGCGACCTGGACCCAGAGACTGGCGAGGGAGACTCTCTTTGAGACCGCCGCCGAACGGTACACTTCGGCATGATCTGCGCGGCCCCCGGCCACCCTGCACCCCGCAGGAGGCACCCATGAGCGCCCTGTCCCGGCCCCCGGCGGCCGCGTGAGACCGCTGTGGGTGGTGGGCGATATCCACGGAGCCTATGACAAGGTGCGCGCCCTGCTGCTGCGGGCCGGCCTGATTGACTTTTCTGACCGCTGGACAGGCGGCGACGCCCATCTGGTCTTTCTGGGCGATTACGTGGACCGTGGCCCCAATGGCGTGGGCGTGATTCGCCTGATTCGCAACCTTGAAAACCAGGCGCGCGATGCGGGCGGCCTGGTCAGCGCCCTGCTGGGCAACCACGAAGTCATGTTTCTGGCGGCCCTGGTGTTCCGGCAGGGCGACCCCCACGACCGCCTGGGCTTCCGCGAATACTGGCTGGACAACGGTGGCCAGCCCAGAGACGCCGATCAGCTGGAACCCAGTGAGATGGGCTGGCTCTCCGAGCGGCCTGCCATGTTGCGCGTGGGCGAGTGGCTGCTCGTTCACGCCGACAGCACAGTGTACCTGAAGATGGGCAGCACCATAGAAGACGTCAACGCCAGCGTGAAGGCGGTGATGGCCCACCCCAACCCCGACGACTGGGGCGTCTTTATGAACGCCTTTACCGAGCGCTTCGTGTTCGTGCTGGGCGGCGGCGAGGCCAAGGCGCGGCGAATGCTCGACACCTTTGGCGGCGCACGCATTGTCCACGGCCACACGCCGGTTTACATCCTACTGGACGAGCATCTGCACGGTCCCACGCTGGGCGCCGGCGCCCCGATTCCGTATGCCGGGCGCCTGTGCCTGGCTGTAGACAGCGGAATGGCTTACCGCGAGGACGCTGGCTTTATCGTGCGCCTGGACCCGGACGGCCTGGCCGACGTGGTGCCCTTTCCCAGCGGAGCGTCTCTGTACTAAAGAGGGCAGTTCAAAAGCAAGTTTGAACACAGAGAAGCGGCGCCAGACGAAAAGAGTCGTAGCGCCGCTTCTCTGTGCTTTGCCAGATTACTAGCGTGTGCGGCTGGGCAACGGTCCTGGGCTGCTCTCGGTCCAGAAGAGAAATTTTTTCCGCTCTGCCCCTAACACTCTTTTGCCTCAATGACGGGAGCGCGTCACCAGCCGTTCCACAAAGGCCGCTGGCTGGCCGCAGAGCCTCGCCCTGCTTATAGCTTCGCAGGCCCACGCGCCTCAGCGGTATAGAGCGGTCAAACCCAGGAGAAAGCTGGGTGGTCCTCCCAAAGAGCCAGTGGGCGACCCCGAATTGCCTGCTCTGCCGTGCCCAGGGCGCTATGCCGGCTGGGCCAGCAGAAATGGTGGCGGTTGCTGCCGCAGGTCACTGCGGGTCAGGCTCAGATGCAGCTGCTGATAGGCCACCGGATGCCACTCGAAATCGCTGGGCGGCAGCCACTGGGCGTCGGGAATCTCGCCGTCCAGCAGCGCTTCCAGAGCCTCGGAGCGCAGCAGCCAGGCACTGACCATCAGCAGCGCGGGCAAGGTGTCCGGGGTCAGCCCCTGTGCCCGCAGCGCCTCGTCACTCTGGGCCATGAGCGTCACGGTGCTGGCGGGCTCGTGGTGCCGCAGAGCCGCCAGGCGCACGGCGCCATAATGCACGTACTGCTCCAGAGGCAACCCGAACGGCTGGCGCAGCAGTTCGTGAAACCACAGCACCCGCCCATCAGGGTGCCGGGCGCACAGAGGGGTCAGCCGCTCCGAGGAACACTGGCTCACCTGGCCGCGCGTCAGGGTAAAGCCCGCGTCATTCAGTTCGGGGTGCAGGCCCAGATATTCATCGGCGCAGAGGGTGGTGTGCGCCACGGTCTGAAGCAGCAGGTGGCGGTGGGACGGCGAAAGCAGGTTAAAACTGCCACCCCGGCCAAAAGCACGGGGGCCGTGAATCACGAAGGTTTCTGTGCCGGCCGGACCACTCAGGGTGAAGGCGTCCACGCGCTCGGGCAGCTGCCGCAGATTTACTGGCCCCGTTAAAGGATGCAGGCGGTAGGGGCCAGGTTGGTCACTCAGGTCATTCAGAAGGTAGCGAAACGGGTTGTGTGTCATGTCACGTCGCTCCTGGGCCAGAGCAGAGAAATCCAGAGTGGAAGACGGAGGATACAGAGCACTGCGGCGTTGCTTGGAGGATAACGCCCGGTTTCTTACAAAGTTGTGGAGTGTCTGAAGACTAACAGAAGCAGCCGGCTCTTCTGGCGAGTTCTGTCTGGTCGTAAACCCTGCGGAGAAGCACGGTTTGTTCACTTCCACGCCCACGAACTCGCCGTGCGCCTGCCCTCGCCTGCGAAGCTGTCCTGCACTCCGAAGCCACTTGGCTCGACCTGCTGGCAGGTGCTGAGGCGGGCCTGCTCACCCCAAGGGACGGCCGCCAAAAGATCAACCCCAAACCGTCTGCCGGTTCCCGCTACGACACTGCTCCCCAACTTCAGGCGGATGACATCTAGATTGCCCCTCCGTGCGCCCTTGCCTGCCCTAACTGCCACGCTGGACGGCCAGCTGTGCCACGATGACCCGGTGACCGACTCTGGAGCGCCGCCTCCCCCACCCGACACCGCGCCGCCCGCCCTGCGCCTGCGGGGCGTCACCAAACGCTTTCCAGGCGTGGTGGCCAATGACCGGGTGGACCTGACGGTGCAGCCGGGCGAGGTGCTAGCCCTGCTGGGCGAGAACGGCGCAGGCAAAAGCACCCTGATCTCCATGCTGTATGGCCTGTACCAGCCCGATGAGGGCCACATTGAGGTCACCGGCCGCGCCGTGTGCATCGGCAGCCCGGCGCAGGCGCGACGGCTGGGCATCGGGCTGGTGCCGCAGCATCCCCTGTTGGTGGCGCGGCATACCGTGGCCGAGAATCTGGCGCTGGGCCGCGCGGGCGGCCTGTTTCCCGCGCGGCGGGTGGCCGGGCACATCCGGGCACTGTCGGCCCAGTACGGCTTGGAGGTAGACCCCGGCGCCCGCGTGGCGGACCTGTCGCCCGGCGAGAAACAGCGCGTGGAAATCATCCGGGCGCTGCTGGGCGGCGCGCAGGTCCTGATTCTGGACGAACCTACCAGCGTCCTGACCCCGCAAGAAGCCCAGGGCCTGTTCCGTGTGATGCGCGAACTGCGCGCGGGGGGCCGCAGCCTGATTTTCATTTCTCACAAGCTGGACGAGGTGCTGGACGTAGCCGACCGGGTGACCGTATTACGCAAAGGCCAGGTGGTGGGCGGCGTGCCCACTGCCGGCGCCACCCGCGAGAGCCTGGCCGCCCTGATGGTGGGCCGCGCCGTGGACTTCACGCGCAAGCGGGCGCCAGGGGCCGGGTCAACCGACCCACTGCTGAGCGTCCGTGGCCTGGACGCGCAGGGCACACGCGGGCTGCCAGCCCTGCGCGGCGTCTCCTTTGACCTGCGCCGAGGCGAGGTGCTGGGCGTGGCCGGCATTGCAGGCAACGGTCAGAGTGAACTGGTGGAGGTGCTGGCCGGGGTGTGGCCCGCCACAGGCGAGGTCAGCCTGAATGGTCAGCCGCTCAGCGGCAGTGCCGCCGAACGCTCACGTGCTGGCGTGGCCCACATCCCTGAAGACCGCCTGCACAGCGGCACAGTGCCCAGCATGACGGTGGCCGAGAACCTCTCGCTGCGGGACTACGACCGCGCGCCGCTGGCCCGTGGCCTGGCGCGCAACCTCGCCGCCGAGGGCGAACGCGCCCGGCGCGACGTAGAGGCGTACGCCGTGGCCACCCCCAGCATCCATACGCCGGTGCGCCTGCTCAGCGGAGGCAACATCCAGAAACTCATCCTGGCGCGCGAACTGGCCGGGGCGCCGCTGGTTATCTTGGCCGTTCATCCCACTTACGGACTGGACATCGGCGCGGCCGACCAGGTTCACCGCGCGCTGCTGGACCGCACCGGGGAGGGGGCCGGCGTGCTGCTGGTCAGCGAGGACCTGGATGAACTGCTCAGCCTGTCTGACCGGGTGGGGGTCATGGTGGGCGGCGCGCTGCTGGGGCCGTTCCCGGTGGCCGAGGTCACCCGCGAGTCCCTGGGCCTGCTGATGGGCGGCGCCCATCCCCACAGCCTGCCGGGTGCCGGGCAGGGCGTGGCTGCGCCAGGGGCCGGCGCATGAGGTTCGTGCCTCTGGCCGCGCCCTCGGCCACCCGCGCGGCGCTGGTCACGCTGGGGTCGGTGGTGGTCGCCCTGCTGCTGTGCGCGCTGGTGTTCGTGCTGGCTGGGCAGTCGCCTGCCGAGGTCTACAGCACCATGCTGCGCGGCACCCTGGGCGAGGCGGGCGGCCTGGCCGAGGTCGGGCGGCGCACCATTCCGCTGCTGCTGATTGGTGCGGGGCTGGCGCTGGCCTTCCGGGCGCAGTTCTTTAACATTGGCGCCGAGGGACAACTCCTGCTGGGCGCGGTGCTGGCGGCGGGGACCGCCCTGTTCGTGCCGCTGCCGGGCCCACTGCTGCTGCCAGCCATGTTCGCGGGCGGTTTTCTGGGCGGCGGGCTGTGGGCGCTGCTGGCAGCGGGGCTGCGGCGCCTGAATGTCAACGAAATCCTGTCCACGCTGATGCTCAATTACGTGGCGGTCGCCCTGGTCACCTACCTGATTGCCGGGCCGTGGAAAGGCAAGGACGTGCGCGGCTACATCTATACCGACACCTTTGTGCCGGCCGGCTGGCTGCCCACCCTGGGCGGCACGCAGGTGCACTGGCCGACGCTGGGGCTGGGCGTGGCGCTGGCGCTGGGCCTTCAGTGGCTGCTCAGCCGCTCCACGTTTGGCTACGCCCTGCGGGTGGTGGGCGAGAACCCCGGCGCGGCGCGCTACGCGGGCCTGAGCAGCGCGCGGGTGGCCACGTTGGTCGCCCTGCTGACCGGCGGCCTGGCGGGCCTGGCCGGAGCGGGCGAGGTGGCGGGCATCCACCACCGCCTGCTGGAAGCTGGGCAGGTCAGCCTGGGCTACGGCTTTACGGCCGTGATCGTGGCGTGGCTGGCGCGCGGCCACCCGGCCCTGTGCCTGGTCACGGCGCCCCTGATGGGCGTCATTCTGGCGGGCGGCGACCTCCTGAAAATTGACCTGAACCTGCCCTACCGCGTTGTGGACATCTTTAGCGGCGTCATCCTGCTGTGCCTGATTGCCGGCGAGGTATTCGTGCGGCACCGCGTCGTGTGGGGCCGGGCATGAGCAGGCAGATGGCTGAAAGCATAAGGCTAAAAGCCCAGGCACCAGGTAGCCGCAAGGTCCGGTCACTGTGCCCCGCGCCCTGCCTCCTGAGCCTTTCTTGCGCCGCGCCCTACACCCCACATCCCACACACCCCCTGAGGTTCTCCTGATGGACAACGCCCTGCTTGACACCTTGCCCCGCGCGCTGGCGGTGGGCACCCCGCTGCTGCTGGCCTGCCTGGGGGCCATCCTGAACGAGCGGGCCGGAGTGGTGAATCTGGGTCTGGAAGGCGTGATGGCTGTGGGCGCCCTGGCCGCCTTTGCCGTGGCGGCCTCAGCCCCAGACGCCAACCTGTGGCTGGCGGTGGGCGCGGCCCTGCTGGCGGGCGCGGCGCTGGCTGGGCTGCACGCCCTGGCTACGGTCACCCTGCGCGCCAACCAGTTTGTCAGTGGGCTAGCCCTGGCCCTCATCGGCACGGGGGCAGCGGGCCTGCTGGGCAAGCGCTTTGAGGGGCTGCCCCTGTTTAACAAGGTGCCGGACTGGACTGTGGGAGGCTTTGCCCTCAGCCCCTTTACTCTGGCGGCGCTGGGCCTGGCCGCGCTGCTGGCGTTCTGGCTGGCCGCCACCCGCACAGGCCTGACCCTGCGCTCGGTGGGCGAGAACCCCGCCGCCGCCGACGTTCTGGGGGTCAACGTGGGCCTGGTGCGCGTGCTGGCGGTACTGGGCGGCGGCGCGCTGGCCGGGCTGGCGGGGGCCTTCCTGGCCCTGTCCTACCGCTCTTCGTGGGCCGACAACATGACCGCCGGGCTGGGCTGGATTGCGGTGGCCCTGGTGATCTTTGTGGGCTGGCGGCCGCTGCGGGCGGTGGCCGGCGCCCTGTTTTTTGGGCTGCTATACGCCCTGCAATTCCGGCTTCAGGGGGTCAGCGCCGTACCCAGTGAAGTCTGGAGCGCCATGCCGTTCGTGCTGGTGCTGGTGGTGCTGGCTGTGGCCGGGGTGCGGGGGCAGGCTGGCGACGCCCCCGCTGCCCTGGGCCGCCCCTACGTGCGCGGCGAGCGCTAAAGATTGCCCGAACAGCCCGGTCATCCCCCAGACCGACCAGCCGCCTACGCTGCCCCCATGACGCTCAAAACTGGAGACCGGGTGCGGTGGAACAGTCACGGCGGTCACGCCGAGGGCAAGGTGGTGCGCGTGGCCCACGAGGACGGCGAGGTGGGCGGCTTTGAATACCGCGCGTCGCGCGACGACCCCCGGTATATCGTCGAACTGGCTGATGGCCGCCTGGCCGCCCACACCGAGAGCGCCCTCAAGAAGGTCTAGCGGCAGCACACCGATGCACTGAAAGGCAAGAGCAGACCCGCCAAGTCTAGCCATTGTCTGAGACAGATACCCGTGCTGCTGCGCAATTTACAGACCCAGTTAGCTTAGACCAGCTGAGGACGGCCTCCTCTCTTGCAGAAGCCTGCTCGGGGACAAATAGAAAGCACCACGGCTAACGCTCGCAGCGGAGTGGATTGGAGACTCGCGCGGTAGGGCAAAACGGCCCTAGAGCGTTACAGAAACAGGGCTGGGGCCTTGCCGATGGAGCAGAAAAGCGTCTGAGACAGACCTTTTCTGAGGGCAGAACTCCTCCAACTTTGCCAGACTTGCCCAACTTCAGGGCTATTGTCTTTTCTTTGCTCAGCGAGTCAACTGGTGAGAAAGCGCCCTACTCTGCGGCGCAGGGCAGCAAGTCCGCCCGTCCACGAGTGGTCTACCGCCAAGCCGCTGAGGGCTCTAGCCTCTGCCCTACCTCTGGCGCGCTGACCTGGGGGTAAAGGTCACCGTCACAGGACGGCCAGGCGTCAGCATCACCCGGCGGCTCTGCTCCTGCACGGTGCACAGGCCACGCGCCCTGTCGCAGAGGAACAGCTTCACGCTGACCGTCACGGGGCCAGTGTGAGCAGACGGCAAGCTGACGGGCAAGTCACGCACACGGGCCAGCGCTTCTGGGTGGGCTGGGTCAGGGGGGCCAGACAACGCCAGCACCTGACTCTTGCCGTTGGCGGTGACCGTCACAGTAGAGGGCGCCTGCGCACTCAGGGCCAGTCCAGGCACCGCCGCCACCTGCACCACTAGGGCCGGCGGCGTCAGGACAGCGGTCAGCAGCAGGGGAGAAAGCAACATCTGGGCCTCAGGCTAGCGGGTCAGCGTGGAGCGCGCGGCGCAGGTTCGGCCCGGACCCTCCGTGGCCGGGTGGCCGCCGGACGCCGCAGCAGACGCACCAGGAACAGTGCCGCAATGACCCCCGCGTAAATCAGCGGCGATGTGTGGTCTTTTTTCACGCCCCAGTAATAGTGCAGGCCCGCCAGACTGACCGAGACATACGCCAACTGGTGCAGTCGGGTCCAGCGGGCGAAGCCCAGCCGCCGCACCGCGCGCGGGGTGCTGGTCAGGGCCAGAGGAACCAG
Above is a genomic segment from Deinococcus betulae containing:
- a CDS encoding dipeptidase, whose translation is MTTADLSALLNREQADAELFDLLRIASVSADPTRKAEMGQAAEFLRAKLAGLGFAARVDATAGHPVVYAEHLKAPGKPTVLIYGHYDVQPEAPLEEWVTPPFQPTVRNGRIYARGSTDDKGQAYAHVKGAELLLSQGDLPVNVKFLLEGEEEIGSPNLEAYLQAHQAELAADVIVISDGSRFAPEMPTITYGVRGLSYVEIHVQGANRDLHSGSYGGAAPNPINALAEIITRLKDDQGRVTIPGFYDGIDELTAEERGMWASLPHSDEEFAGSIGVPALPGEEGYSTLERLWGRPTLDVNGIWGGYQGEGSKTVIAAKAGAKVSMRLVPGQDPERITRLISDYVPTIAPAGVTARVVPHHGGKPFKFDLNSPYNQAANRALKRVYGREAVFARTGGSIPIVAAFADILRAPVLFVDMGLNEDAPHSPNESFAVQDYHNGILTSAYLLEELGQ
- the hspR gene encoding heat shock protein transcriptional repressor HspR, fused homodimer type — its product is MPSDAKHRPVYVISVAAELVDMHPQTLRLYERKGLIRPGRSSGKTRLYSERDIEHLREIRRLTQELGVNLAGVEEVMRLQHELDDLQGEFEAEIERIEGELREQARRPEALPAEGGRLDPRDRPVYVISIAAELVDMHPQTLRLYERKQLIRPGRSSGKTRLYSERDIDHLREIRRLTQELGVNLAGVEEIMRLRHQLDAARLGLESNVRRIQEDITERMTKLRTLPQGEAESDLDPETGEGDSL
- a CDS encoding metallophosphoesterase; the protein is MRPLWVVGDIHGAYDKVRALLLRAGLIDFSDRWTGGDAHLVFLGDYVDRGPNGVGVIRLIRNLENQARDAGGLVSALLGNHEVMFLAALVFRQGDPHDRLGFREYWLDNGGQPRDADQLEPSEMGWLSERPAMLRVGEWLLVHADSTVYLKMGSTIEDVNASVKAVMAHPNPDDWGVFMNAFTERFVFVLGGGEAKARRMLDTFGGARIVHGHTPVYILLDEHLHGPTLGAGAPIPYAGRLCLAVDSGMAYREDAGFIVRLDPDGLADVVPFPSGASLY
- a CDS encoding ABC transporter ATP-binding protein — protein: MPALTATLDGQLCHDDPVTDSGAPPPPPDTAPPALRLRGVTKRFPGVVANDRVDLTVQPGEVLALLGENGAGKSTLISMLYGLYQPDEGHIEVTGRAVCIGSPAQARRLGIGLVPQHPLLVARHTVAENLALGRAGGLFPARRVAGHIRALSAQYGLEVDPGARVADLSPGEKQRVEIIRALLGGAQVLILDEPTSVLTPQEAQGLFRVMRELRAGGRSLIFISHKLDEVLDVADRVTVLRKGQVVGGVPTAGATRESLAALMVGRAVDFTRKRAPGAGSTDPLLSVRGLDAQGTRGLPALRGVSFDLRRGEVLGVAGIAGNGQSELVEVLAGVWPATGEVSLNGQPLSGSAAERSRAGVAHIPEDRLHSGTVPSMTVAENLSLRDYDRAPLARGLARNLAAEGERARRDVEAYAVATPSIHTPVRLLSGGNIQKLILARELAGAPLVILAVHPTYGLDIGAADQVHRALLDRTGEGAGVLLVSEDLDELLSLSDRVGVMVGGALLGPFPVAEVTRESLGLLMGGAHPHSLPGAGQGVAAPGAGA
- a CDS encoding ABC transporter permease, yielding MRFVPLAAPSATRAALVTLGSVVVALLLCALVFVLAGQSPAEVYSTMLRGTLGEAGGLAEVGRRTIPLLLIGAGLALAFRAQFFNIGAEGQLLLGAVLAAGTALFVPLPGPLLLPAMFAGGFLGGGLWALLAAGLRRLNVNEILSTLMLNYVAVALVTYLIAGPWKGKDVRGYIYTDTFVPAGWLPTLGGTQVHWPTLGLGVALALGLQWLLSRSTFGYALRVVGENPGAARYAGLSSARVATLVALLTGGLAGLAGAGEVAGIHHRLLEAGQVSLGYGFTAVIVAWLARGHPALCLVTAPLMGVILAGGDLLKIDLNLPYRVVDIFSGVILLCLIAGEVFVRHRVVWGRA
- a CDS encoding ABC transporter permease, which gives rise to MDNALLDTLPRALAVGTPLLLACLGAILNERAGVVNLGLEGVMAVGALAAFAVAASAPDANLWLAVGAALLAGAALAGLHALATVTLRANQFVSGLALALIGTGAAGLLGKRFEGLPLFNKVPDWTVGGFALSPFTLAALGLAALLAFWLAATRTGLTLRSVGENPAAADVLGVNVGLVRVLAVLGGGALAGLAGAFLALSYRSSWADNMTAGLGWIAVALVIFVGWRPLRAVAGALFFGLLYALQFRLQGVSAVPSEVWSAMPFVLVLVVLAVAGVRGQAGDAPAALGRPYVRGER
- a CDS encoding DUF2945 domain-containing protein yields the protein MTLKTGDRVRWNSHGGHAEGKVVRVAHEDGEVGGFEYRASRDDPRYIVELADGRLAAHTESALKKV